In one Micromonospora polyrhachis genomic region, the following are encoded:
- a CDS encoding M28 family peptidase → MGPPLTHPADRALARPARRPLAAVAALAALLAVGAAVLFDIRTPTPLGVDAPADRFSAERAYGNLRVVADRTHVAGSPANDQVRAHVEGVLRGLGLETEVQDTIGGEAGELSGGAGGSTLAHVRNVVARLPGTDSTGRIFLVAHYDSVQVGPGGNDNAAGTSAILEVARALTTGPRPRNDIVFVLTDAEEACLCGAAAFAASHPLAADGGVVINLEARGSTGPVVMFQTSENNAALVDVFSRAAPHPVGTSFAVEVYRLLPNDTDFTAFLDNGFTGLNSAYIDGGAIYHTPLDTPESVDRGSLQHHGDNALALAREFGRTDLTRLESSTDATYFPVPGGLVRYPGWLTWPLALLAVGAVGVLGWLARRRGRTSWPRIAAGFGLALVPLVVAPLAAQLLWWAITTIRPGYAQLLDPYQPWWYRLSVIALATAVLFVWYALTRRRTGPVALAIGGLGWLAVLGVVFAGLAPGGSYLATLPALAGAAAGVVALLVRPSGPWAVVAGVAGAAVGVVILLPTVVLLFPALGMKQGGVAALVTVLLGLAALPVVDLLHPQAGGQRAMVAVRARRVGAIPALAATLAAVVFAGVGLTVDRFDAAHPAPTHLMYALDASSGTARWLSRETDPQPWTAQYVDAPAPVSDDFPGIGLPAASGGKLRSGPAQAADLPAPEIEKLADTTFGGLRTLRLRLRPQRPVRLVTLHVDGTTATVEQATVAGRSVPVQSGPAERWSFGLVFHAPPSDGIEVTLVVRPIGGQVWLRAMDASDGLAGLPGFRPRPPDVGIVGSHSSEMVAVARTFAL, encoded by the coding sequence GTGGGCCCACCTCTCACACACCCGGCCGACCGGGCGCTGGCCCGGCCCGCGCGCCGTCCACTAGCCGCCGTGGCGGCGCTCGCCGCACTGCTCGCCGTCGGCGCCGCCGTCCTCTTCGACATCCGTACCCCCACCCCGCTGGGCGTGGACGCCCCCGCCGACCGGTTCAGCGCCGAACGGGCGTACGGGAACCTGCGAGTCGTCGCCGACCGGACGCATGTCGCCGGCAGCCCGGCCAACGATCAGGTCCGCGCCCACGTCGAGGGGGTGCTGCGCGGTCTCGGCCTGGAGACCGAGGTGCAGGACACCATCGGCGGGGAGGCAGGCGAACTCAGTGGCGGCGCGGGGGGCAGCACCCTGGCCCACGTCCGCAACGTGGTGGCCCGCCTGCCCGGGACCGACTCCACCGGTCGGATCTTCCTGGTCGCGCACTACGACTCGGTGCAGGTCGGTCCCGGCGGCAACGACAACGCCGCCGGCACCTCGGCCATCCTCGAAGTGGCCCGGGCGCTGACCACCGGCCCTCGGCCCCGCAACGACATCGTCTTCGTGCTCACCGACGCCGAGGAGGCGTGCCTCTGCGGCGCGGCGGCGTTCGCCGCCAGTCACCCGCTCGCCGCGGACGGCGGCGTGGTCATCAACCTTGAGGCCCGGGGCAGCACCGGACCGGTCGTCATGTTCCAGACGTCGGAGAACAACGCCGCCCTGGTGGACGTCTTCAGCCGGGCCGCACCGCACCCGGTGGGCACGTCCTTCGCCGTCGAGGTCTACCGGCTGCTGCCCAACGACACCGACTTCACCGCCTTCCTGGACAACGGCTTCACCGGCCTCAACTCCGCCTACATCGACGGGGGCGCGATCTACCACACCCCGTTGGACACACCCGAGTCGGTGGACCGGGGCAGCCTGCAACACCATGGCGACAACGCGCTGGCCCTGGCCCGCGAGTTCGGCCGAACCGACCTGACGAGGCTGGAGTCCTCCACCGACGCCACCTACTTCCCGGTCCCCGGCGGTCTGGTCCGCTACCCGGGCTGGCTGACCTGGCCACTGGCGCTCCTCGCGGTCGGCGCGGTCGGCGTGCTGGGTTGGTTGGCCCGACGGCGGGGACGCACCTCGTGGCCCCGGATCGCCGCCGGGTTCGGGCTGGCCCTGGTGCCCCTGGTGGTCGCGCCGCTGGCCGCGCAACTGCTGTGGTGGGCAATCACCACGATCCGCCCCGGCTACGCCCAACTACTCGACCCGTACCAGCCGTGGTGGTATCGCCTCTCGGTGATCGCGCTGGCCACGGCGGTCCTGTTCGTCTGGTACGCCCTGACCCGTCGACGCACCGGTCCGGTCGCACTGGCCATCGGCGGGCTCGGCTGGCTGGCCGTACTCGGGGTGGTGTTCGCCGGGCTGGCCCCCGGCGGGTCGTACCTCGCGACGTTGCCGGCGCTGGCCGGGGCGGCGGCGGGTGTGGTGGCGCTCCTGGTCCGACCGTCCGGACCGTGGGCGGTGGTCGCCGGGGTGGCCGGTGCGGCGGTCGGCGTGGTCATCCTGTTGCCGACCGTGGTGCTGCTTTTCCCCGCGCTGGGCATGAAACAGGGCGGGGTGGCCGCGCTGGTCACCGTGCTGCTCGGGCTGGCCGCGTTGCCGGTGGTCGACCTGCTGCATCCGCAGGCTGGCGGGCAGCGGGCCATGGTCGCGGTCCGGGCCCGGCGGGTCGGTGCCATACCGGCGCTCGCCGCGACCCTCGCGGCGGTGGTCTTCGCCGGGGTCGGCCTGACCGTCGACCGGTTCGACGCCGCGCATCCCGCACCCACCCACCTGATGTACGCGTTGGACGCCAGCTCCGGCACCGCCCGCTGGCTGAGTCGTGAGACGGATCCGCAGCCGTGGACCGCCCAGTACGTCGACGCGCCCGCCCCGGTCAGTGACGACTTCCCGGGCATCGGGCTGCCGGCCGCCAGCGGCGGAAAGCTGCGCAGCGGCCCGGCCCAGGCGGCCGACCTGCCCGCCCCGGAGATCGAGAAGCTCGCCGATACCACCTTCGGCGGGCTGCGTACGCTGCGTCTGCGACTGCGCCCCCAACGGCCGGTGCGTCTGGTGACGCTGCACGTCGACGGGACGACGGCGACGGTGGAACAGGCGACCGTGGCCGGTCGGAGCGTTCCGGTGCAGTCCGGCCCGGCCGAGCGCTGGAGCTTCGGCCTGGTCTTCCACGCCCCGCCCAGCGACGGCATCGAGGTCACCCTGGTGGTACGCCCGATCGGTGGTCAGGTGTGGTTGCGGGCGATGGACGCCAGCGACGGGCTCGCCGGCCTGCCCGGTTTCCGGCCTCGTCCGCCGGACGTGGGCATCGTCGGTTCACACAGTTCGGAGATGGTCGCGGTCGCCCGTACCTTCGCCTTGTGA
- a CDS encoding phosphatidylserine/phosphatidylglycerophosphate/cardiolipin synthase family protein yields the protein MQIGRSEEQPPAKAHRRLIAKILISLAGFLVTFSISTFLPLGNRSDLLWSLGVSLFVAAVVFIAQYLFEVEKRLYALEQRFDEYQQRTQTELARHAEATERHLSEGFSKIHLATELFGLVEASQLKPGEMAQLTKLVRSRTKITSATSPLVQEFAQTEITRLAEYLKQIGDGSDLTYEGEDRDWILGLTKAAKSSIKATSLSTVDAGGRSFVDGGVWQTDLGQRYLALQRQAIKRGVRVQRIFIIDRDELPAKDLDQVLQLHYSIGVEVRTLDNTAAAAFHSRLRDFILFDEVLSYQSTAATTLRQLNPIIVNTSLVTDPERVNKRILEFADLWNAEDAREFRP from the coding sequence ATGCAGATAGGTCGATCCGAAGAGCAACCACCCGCCAAGGCCCATCGACGACTGATCGCCAAGATCCTCATAAGCCTCGCCGGCTTCCTCGTGACATTCAGCATTTCCACCTTCCTGCCGTTGGGCAATCGGTCCGACTTGCTGTGGAGTCTCGGCGTCTCCCTCTTCGTCGCGGCAGTGGTGTTCATCGCGCAATACCTGTTCGAGGTCGAGAAGCGGCTCTACGCACTGGAGCAGAGGTTCGACGAGTACCAGCAACGGACGCAGACCGAACTGGCCCGGCACGCGGAGGCCACCGAACGACACCTGTCCGAGGGATTCTCGAAGATCCACCTGGCCACCGAACTGTTCGGCCTGGTCGAGGCGTCACAACTGAAGCCCGGTGAGATGGCTCAACTGACCAAGCTCGTGCGCAGCCGCACGAAAATCACCTCGGCAACGAGTCCGCTGGTGCAGGAGTTCGCCCAGACCGAGATCACTCGGCTGGCCGAATACCTCAAGCAGATCGGCGACGGCAGCGACCTGACGTACGAGGGAGAGGACCGGGACTGGATCCTCGGCCTGACAAAGGCGGCCAAGTCAAGCATCAAGGCCACCAGTCTGAGCACGGTGGACGCCGGCGGCCGGAGCTTCGTCGACGGCGGGGTCTGGCAGACCGATCTCGGTCAGCGCTACCTCGCCCTGCAACGCCAGGCGATCAAGCGGGGGGTACGGGTCCAACGGATCTTCATCATCGATCGGGACGAGTTGCCGGCGAAGGACCTCGACCAGGTCCTCCAACTGCACTACAGCATCGGAGTCGAGGTACGGACCCTGGACAACACCGCAGCGGCAGCCTTCCACTCCCGGCTACGCGACTTCATCCTCTTCGACGAGGTGCTCAGCTATCAGTCCACGGCGGCAACAACCTTGCGGCAGCTGAATCCCATCATCGTCAACACGTCCCTGGTCACCGACCCGGAGCGGGTGAACAAGCGCATCCTCGAATTCGCGGATCTCTGGAACGCCGAGGATGCTCGGGAGTTCCGGCCCTGA
- a CDS encoding SCO2525 family SAM-dependent methyltransferase, giving the protein MSAVRPYPESVEGVAKGHVGAADHVFNDQFDWDHFDSDAYFDHNYRAVRDDDREIMKIVRDFFANADIDSRGRAVDVGAGTNLYPSLAMLPFCSHLDLWEYSASNVAWLRRQVAGFGENWDAFWDIYREQPAYAALSDPRVALAERTEVHQASVFDLPDRRWDLGTMFFVACSLSTDLTEFRRAVHAFVGALKPGAPFATAFMAKSQGYFVGDDWFPAVAIDATEVESCLATVATGVTVTSIEVGAPLRDGYSGMIVATGRTTTDPQ; this is encoded by the coding sequence ATGAGTGCCGTAAGGCCGTACCCCGAGAGCGTTGAAGGGGTTGCCAAAGGCCATGTGGGTGCGGCTGATCATGTCTTTAATGATCAGTTCGACTGGGACCATTTCGATTCCGACGCCTATTTCGATCACAACTATCGCGCGGTACGGGACGACGATCGCGAGATAATGAAGATCGTTCGGGACTTCTTCGCCAACGCGGATATCGATTCCCGTGGGCGGGCGGTCGATGTGGGAGCGGGCACCAACCTCTACCCTTCGCTGGCGATGCTGCCGTTCTGTAGTCACCTGGATCTCTGGGAGTACAGCGCGTCCAACGTCGCCTGGCTCAGGCGTCAGGTGGCGGGGTTCGGTGAGAACTGGGACGCCTTCTGGGACATCTACCGTGAGCAGCCCGCCTACGCCGCGTTGAGCGACCCGCGAGTGGCGCTTGCCGAACGTACCGAGGTGCACCAGGCCAGCGTCTTCGACCTGCCCGATCGCCGGTGGGACCTGGGCACGATGTTCTTCGTCGCCTGCTCGCTCTCGACTGATCTGACCGAGTTTCGCCGGGCGGTGCACGCCTTCGTCGGAGCACTCAAGCCGGGAGCACCGTTCGCCACCGCGTTCATGGCGAAGTCGCAGGGGTACTTCGTCGGTGACGATTGGTTCCCTGCCGTCGCCATCGACGCCACCGAGGTGGAGAGTTGTCTGGCGACGGTCGCCACCGGCGTCACGGTCACGTCGATCGAGGTTGGCGCACCGCTCCGGGATGGCTACAGCGGCATGATCGTTGCCACGGGCCGGACGACTACCGACCCACAGTGA